The Hymenobacter chitinivorans DSM 11115 genome window below encodes:
- a CDS encoding FAD-dependent oxidoreductase yields MEKKPVLLAVDDDPQVLGAIDRDLRSEFRRDYRVLRASSGAEALATLHELKARNEALALILADQRMPEMEGVEFLEQARRIYPDAKRVLLTAYADTEAAIRAINNARLDHYLMKPWDPPQELLFPTIHDLLAAWQAQYRPRFQGLRLIGFQWSPLSHELKDFLAGYMAAYQWLDFEVNPEAQLLLTSTGFTAQDLPVVVFEDGTALSRPERGAVAARMGLASKASQELYDVVVIGAGPSGLAAAVYGASEGLRTLIVERQSPGGQAGTSSRIENYLGFPTGLSGAELAHRAWSQAIRLGAEMLAPQEVVSLCVQDGYKVLTLSNGSEIRTRAVVLTMGVSYRTLEVPGIDQLTGAGVYYGAARTEARSCDQQDVYIVGGGNSAGQAAMYLATYARKVFILIRGESLAASMSAYLIEQIRQTPNIEILPFTQVKEVRGQDHLEEVVIDNNGQREARPARALFVFIGAKPSTEWICDLALCDAKGFLLTGRDLVADPRYATSWKHNREPYLLETCVPGIFAAGDSRAGAMARVASAVGEGSMAIKFVHQYLDE; encoded by the coding sequence ATGGAAAAGAAACCCGTCTTACTTGCCGTTGATGACGACCCCCAGGTGCTGGGGGCCATCGACCGGGACCTGCGCAGTGAATTTCGGCGCGACTACCGGGTGCTGCGGGCTTCCTCCGGGGCCGAGGCCCTGGCCACCCTGCACGAGCTCAAGGCCCGCAACGAGGCCCTGGCCCTGATCCTGGCCGACCAGCGCATGCCCGAAATGGAAGGCGTGGAGTTTCTGGAGCAGGCCCGCCGTATCTACCCCGATGCCAAGCGCGTGCTGCTCACCGCCTACGCCGACACCGAAGCCGCCATCCGGGCCATCAACAACGCCCGCCTCGACCATTACCTCATGAAGCCCTGGGACCCGCCCCAGGAGCTGCTCTTTCCTACCATTCACGACTTGCTGGCCGCCTGGCAGGCCCAGTACCGGCCCCGCTTCCAGGGTTTGCGCCTGATTGGGTTTCAATGGTCGCCCTTGTCCCACGAACTCAAGGACTTCCTGGCCGGCTACATGGCCGCCTACCAGTGGCTCGACTTTGAAGTCAACCCCGAGGCTCAGCTGCTGCTAACCAGCACCGGCTTTACGGCCCAGGACCTGCCCGTGGTGGTCTTCGAAGACGGCACGGCCCTTTCCCGGCCCGAGCGCGGGGCCGTGGCCGCGCGAATGGGCCTGGCTTCCAAGGCTTCCCAGGAGCTCTACGACGTCGTCGTTATCGGGGCCGGACCTTCCGGGCTGGCAGCGGCCGTGTACGGGGCCTCCGAAGGGCTCCGGACCCTGATTGTGGAGCGCCAGTCGCCGGGCGGGCAGGCCGGTACCAGCTCCCGCATCGAAAACTACCTGGGCTTCCCCACCGGCCTGAGCGGGGCCGAGCTGGCCCACCGCGCCTGGAGCCAGGCCATCCGGCTCGGGGCCGAAATGCTGGCCCCCCAGGAAGTAGTAAGCCTCTGCGTGCAAGACGGCTATAAGGTCCTGACCCTGAGCAACGGCAGCGAAATCCGGACCCGGGCCGTGGTCCTGACCATGGGCGTGAGCTACCGCACCCTGGAAGTGCCCGGCATCGACCAGCTCACCGGCGCGGGCGTGTACTACGGGGCAGCCCGCACCGAGGCCCGCTCCTGCGACCAGCAGGACGTTTACATTGTGGGCGGGGGCAACTCGGCCGGGCAGGCGGCCATGTATCTGGCCACCTACGCCCGCAAGGTGTTCATCCTCATTCGGGGCGAGTCGCTGGCCGCGTCCATGTCGGCCTACCTCATCGAGCAGATCCGCCAGACGCCCAACATCGAGATTCTGCCCTTCACCCAGGTGAAAGAAGTGCGCGGGCAGGACCACCTCGAGGAAGTCGTAATCGACAACAATGGCCAGCGCGAGGCCCGGCCGGCCCGGGCGCTGTTCGTCTTCATCGGGGCCAAGCCCAGCACCGAGTGGATCTGCGACCTGGCCCTCTGCGACGCCAAGGGCTTCCTGCTCACTGGCCGCGACCTGGTAGCCGACCCGCGCTACGCCACCAGCTGGAAGCATAACCGGGAGCCCTACCTGCTCGAAACCTGCGTGCCCGGCATCTTTGCCGCCGGCGACAGTCGGGCCGGAGCCATGGCCCGGGTGGCCTCGGCGGTGGGCGAAGGCTCGATGGCCATCAAGTTTGTGCACCAGTACCTGGATGAATAA
- a CDS encoding sensor histidine kinase, whose protein sequence is MTATLTAADLLAVPTFVGLPPETLDWLIAHGERRAYAPNETVLQPGDEAQYMMAILAGGLQYYAVRNGQREPIFRQEAGQVSGVLPYSRLRTASAYGLAVGHTVLYLLHRDLFPQLEQASPELVQRLVSLMSDRARDEARGQERDEKLRALGKLSAGLAHELNNPAAAIARGAQALQERAAAKPGLLLDLVRHCPEPDALAALAALAVPGESPVHVLSALVCADREDEIATWLEDQGVPDGYRLAAGLMEAGLTMEQLEPVGAALPPAALPAAFAWLEGQLTMLRLIHDVQESGARISTLVQNVKTYSHMDRGGDYALLDVKAGLESTLNMLGFQLRAKNIRLVRDYTEPLPAIRGQVSSLNQVWTNLLDNAIDALPPGGEITVRTRLEGDFLRVFILDNGPGIKPEVLPHIFEPFYTTKQAGDGTGLGLDIAQRIIRNHGGRLEVHSQPGHTEFCAWLPVGEVVR, encoded by the coding sequence ATGACTGCTACCCTGACCGCTGCCGACCTGCTGGCCGTTCCTACCTTCGTGGGCTTGCCGCCCGAAACCCTCGACTGGCTTATTGCCCACGGCGAGCGGCGGGCTTATGCTCCCAACGAAACCGTGCTCCAGCCCGGCGACGAGGCCCAATACATGATGGCCATTCTGGCCGGGGGCCTGCAATACTACGCCGTGCGCAACGGGCAGCGGGAGCCGATTTTCCGCCAGGAAGCTGGCCAGGTGAGCGGGGTGCTGCCCTACTCCCGCCTGCGCACCGCGAGTGCCTACGGCCTGGCCGTGGGCCATACGGTGCTGTACTTGCTGCACCGCGACTTATTCCCCCAGCTCGAGCAGGCCAGCCCCGAGCTGGTGCAGCGCCTGGTGAGCCTGATGAGCGACCGGGCCCGCGACGAGGCCCGCGGGCAGGAGCGCGACGAGAAGCTGCGGGCCCTGGGCAAGCTCTCGGCCGGCCTAGCCCACGAGCTCAACAACCCCGCCGCCGCCATTGCCCGCGGCGCCCAGGCCCTGCAGGAGCGGGCCGCCGCCAAGCCCGGCCTGCTGCTGGATTTGGTGCGCCACTGCCCCGAGCCCGACGCCCTGGCCGCCTTGGCCGCCCTGGCCGTGCCCGGCGAGTCGCCAGTGCATGTGCTGTCGGCCCTGGTGTGCGCCGACCGGGAAGACGAAATTGCTACCTGGCTCGAAGACCAGGGCGTGCCCGACGGCTACCGCCTGGCCGCCGGTCTGATGGAAGCCGGCCTGACGATGGAGCAGCTCGAGCCGGTGGGGGCGGCACTGCCCCCGGCCGCCTTGCCGGCGGCTTTTGCCTGGCTCGAAGGCCAGCTCACCATGCTGCGCCTGATTCACGACGTGCAGGAAAGCGGGGCCCGCATCAGCACCCTGGTCCAGAACGTGAAAACCTACTCCCACATGGACCGGGGCGGCGACTACGCCCTGCTCGACGTGAAGGCCGGCCTCGAAAGCACCCTAAATATGCTGGGCTTTCAGCTGCGGGCCAAGAACATCCGCCTCGTGCGCGACTACACCGAGCCATTGCCCGCCATCCGGGGGCAGGTCAGCAGCCTCAACCAAGTCTGGACCAACCTGCTCGACAACGCCATTGACGCCCTGCCCCCGGGCGGCGAAATCACCGTGCGCACCCGGCTGGAGGGCGACTTCCTGCGGGTCTTCATCCTCGACAACGGCCCCGGCATCAAACCCGAAGTGTTGCCCCATATCTTTGAGCCCTTCTACACCACCAAGCAGGCCGGCGACGGCACGGGCCTGGGCCTCGACATTGCCCAGCGCATCATCCGCAACCACGGCGGTCGGCTGGAGGTGCACTCCCAGCCCGGCCACACCGAGTTCTGCGCCTGGTTGCCCGTCGGTGAAGTGGTGAGATAG